A genomic segment from Kyrpidia tusciae DSM 2912 encodes:
- a CDS encoding amino acid permease: MDSTQLKKDLKTRHLTMISLGGVIGAGLFVGSGAVIHATGPAAFLSYLLAGLLVVLVMRMLGEMAAAYPAVGSFSQYARLALGGWAGFSIGWLYWYFWVIVVAVEATAGAGILRFWFPQIPLWVMSLLLMILLTLTNIASVRSYGEFEFWFSSIKVAAIVVFLVLGVLFLLGFWPGSSAFNFTNLFAHGGFAPNGWGAILRGIVIVIFSFMGSEIVTIAAGESSEPERAVAKATNSVIWRVLIFYVGSIFLVVTILPWNDAAVLKSPYVSALEVMHIPAAADIMNVIVLTAVLSCLNSGLYTASRMLYVLAQRGEAPQYFLALNRHQVPMRAILCGTVIGYLSVIMAYVSPDRVFLFLVNSSGAVALFIYLLIAFSELKIRARLEKESPERLRVKMWLYPYLTYATILGMLAVIISMAFMEDQRSQLLLSLLSFGVVLIAYGCLVWWKRDSSAQEVES; encoded by the coding sequence ATGGACAGCACTCAACTGAAGAAAGATCTAAAAACTCGTCATCTTACAATGATATCTTTGGGAGGGGTTATTGGAGCCGGCCTATTTGTGGGCAGTGGCGCAGTGATTCATGCAACCGGTCCGGCAGCGTTCCTTTCGTACTTGTTGGCCGGTCTTCTCGTAGTTCTTGTCATGCGCATGCTCGGTGAGATGGCCGCCGCCTACCCTGCGGTCGGGTCTTTCTCTCAATACGCCCGTCTGGCCCTGGGGGGATGGGCTGGTTTTTCTATTGGTTGGCTGTATTGGTATTTCTGGGTGATCGTCGTAGCGGTGGAGGCGACAGCGGGAGCGGGAATTCTGCGATTCTGGTTTCCGCAGATTCCCTTATGGGTAATGAGTTTGTTGCTGATGATTCTGTTAACCCTAACCAATATTGCTTCGGTTCGCTCTTATGGGGAGTTTGAATTTTGGTTTTCGTCGATTAAGGTTGCGGCCATCGTCGTGTTTCTAGTACTGGGGGTGTTGTTTCTCCTCGGGTTTTGGCCGGGATCTTCAGCTTTCAATTTTACAAATCTTTTTGCGCACGGCGGATTTGCTCCAAACGGATGGGGTGCGATTTTGCGCGGTATTGTAATCGTCATTTTTTCCTTTATGGGTTCTGAGATTGTTACCATAGCTGCCGGTGAGTCGTCGGAGCCGGAACGAGCAGTAGCTAAGGCTACGAATTCTGTCATTTGGCGGGTGTTGATTTTTTACGTGGGATCGATTTTCTTAGTTGTAACCATTCTGCCGTGGAATGATGCGGCGGTGCTGAAAAGCCCGTATGTCAGCGCTCTGGAGGTTATGCATATTCCGGCGGCGGCCGACATCATGAATGTGATTGTCTTGACGGCAGTATTGTCTTGTCTTAATTCCGGGCTGTACACAGCATCGCGAATGTTGTATGTGCTGGCCCAACGGGGAGAAGCTCCGCAGTACTTTCTTGCTCTCAACCGCCATCAGGTGCCGATGAGGGCAATTTTATGCGGAACGGTCATTGGGTATCTATCGGTGATTATGGCCTATGTCTCGCCCGATCGGGTGTTTCTGTTTCTCGTGAATTCTTCCGGTGCGGTGGCGCTTTTTATCTATTTGTTAATTGCTTTTTCGGAATTGAAGATACGGGCGCGACTGGAAAAAGAGTCTCCTGAACGTCTGCGGGTGAAGATGTGGCTTTATCCGTATTTGACCTATGCGACGATACTCGGCATGCTTGCAGTGATTATCTCGATGGCATTTATGGAGGATCAACGGTCGCAGTTGCTTCTCAGTCTTCTGAGTTTTGGTGTGGTTTTGATTGCCTATGGCTGTCTGGTTTGGTGGAAGAGAGATTCTTCAGCGCAGGAGGTGGAGAGCTAA
- a CDS encoding aspartate aminotransferase family protein, whose translation MLEQETLRETSGRPNLPEGRETREWIEKDRRYVWHHIQPYVASRDPMVVVKGDGAWVEDLEGNRYLDAMSGLWCVNLGYSQKALAEAAYQQLLEMPYFPLTQSHLPAIRLSEKLNEWLGGDYRVFYSNSGSEANEVAFKIARQYHAQRGEPTRWKILSRYRAYHGNSAGALAATGQAQRKYRYEPLAPGFVHVPPPYCYRCPFGQTHGACGIECASAIEQVINWEEPKTVAAVIMEPTITGGGVIAPPPEYLGRVREICDKYGVLLIIDEVICGFGRSGRRFGHQNYGVQPDIVTMAKGITSAYLPLSATAVREELFEAFKEDEPYAHFRHVNTFGGNATACALAVKTLELMDEREYVKRAEELGERLREALEPLAAHPNVGDLRFFGFMAGIELVADKATKEPAPSDFVGKVIAGCKRRGVLIGKNSDTVPRFNNVLTISPPFVVTDEEVRLIADVLRKALEEAGEG comes from the coding sequence ATGTTGGAACAAGAAACCCTGAGGGAGACATCGGGACGTCCGAACCTTCCCGAAGGAAGGGAGACCCGGGAGTGGATCGAGAAAGATCGGCGGTATGTGTGGCATCATATTCAGCCTTATGTGGCCAGCCGGGATCCGATGGTGGTGGTCAAAGGAGACGGGGCATGGGTGGAGGATCTGGAGGGGAATCGGTATCTCGATGCCATGTCCGGGCTGTGGTGCGTCAACCTCGGGTATTCCCAGAAGGCGTTGGCCGAAGCGGCCTATCAGCAGCTTCTAGAGATGCCGTATTTTCCATTGACCCAGAGTCACTTGCCGGCCATTCGGTTGAGTGAAAAATTAAACGAGTGGTTGGGCGGGGATTATCGGGTATTTTACTCGAACAGCGGGTCTGAAGCCAATGAGGTGGCTTTTAAAATCGCCAGGCAGTATCACGCCCAGCGGGGGGAGCCCACCCGGTGGAAAATCCTCTCCCGATACCGGGCGTACCATGGGAATTCGGCGGGGGCCCTGGCGGCCACGGGCCAAGCGCAGCGCAAATATCGTTATGAGCCTTTGGCTCCGGGGTTCGTGCACGTTCCGCCGCCGTATTGTTACCGGTGTCCCTTCGGGCAGACCCACGGGGCCTGCGGGATTGAGTGCGCGTCCGCCATCGAGCAGGTGATCAACTGGGAGGAGCCGAAAACAGTGGCCGCGGTGATCATGGAACCGACCATCACCGGGGGTGGGGTCATCGCGCCGCCGCCCGAGTATCTCGGCCGGGTGCGGGAGATTTGTGACAAGTACGGGGTTTTGCTCATTATCGACGAGGTGATCTGTGGATTCGGCCGGTCCGGGCGGCGGTTCGGCCACCAGAACTACGGGGTGCAGCCGGACATCGTCACCATGGCGAAAGGCATCACCAGCGCATATCTGCCCCTTTCGGCCACGGCGGTGCGGGAGGAGCTCTTCGAGGCGTTTAAGGAGGATGAGCCCTATGCCCATTTCCGCCATGTGAACACCTTCGGCGGCAACGCCACCGCCTGCGCTTTGGCCGTCAAGACGCTGGAGTTGATGGATGAGCGGGAGTACGTCAAACGGGCGGAGGAGTTGGGCGAGAGGCTGCGGGAGGCGCTCGAGCCCTTGGCGGCGCACCCGAACGTCGGCGACCTGCGGTTCTTCGGTTTCATGGCGGGCATTGAGCTGGTGGCCGATAAAGCGACCAAAGAGCCGGCGCCCTCGGACTTTGTCGGCAAGGTTATCGCCGGGTGCAAGCGGAGAGGGGTGCTCATCGGCAAGAACAGCGACACTGTGCCCCGGTTCAACAACGTTTTGACCATTTCGCCGCCCTTCGTGGTGACCGACGAGGAGGTGAGGTTGATTGCCGATGTCCTGCGCAAAGCGCTGGAGGAAGCGGGGGAGGGGTAG
- the ald gene encoding alanine dehydrogenase, giving the protein MRVGVPKEIKEREFRVGLTPAGVRDLVDAGHEVVVESGAGVGSGIDDAEYVRAGGRLGTAEEAWAADLVVKVKEPRPEEYRYFREDLILFTYLHLAADRELTEALRDAGMTAVAYETIQVDGGGLPLLAPMSEVAGRMAVQVGARFLEKPNGGAGVLLGGVPGVLPARVVVVGGGTVGTQAAKMAAGLGADVTIFDIDGGRLRALDDLFGGRVKTVMSSAYALAEAVRMADLVIGAVLIPGARAPKLVTREMVAEMRPGAVIVDVAVDQGGCVETADRVTTHDDPVYSVHGVVHYAVANMPGAVPRTSTFALTGATLPYVLKLARGGVKAALGDRPLLRGVNVARGRVTCRGVAEAFGLPWTDPRRVLEGAVAV; this is encoded by the coding sequence ATGCGGGTAGGGGTGCCGAAGGAGATCAAGGAACGGGAGTTTCGGGTGGGGCTGACGCCGGCGGGGGTACGGGATCTGGTGGACGCCGGGCACGAGGTGGTGGTGGAATCCGGGGCCGGGGTCGGCAGCGGCATTGACGATGCGGAATACGTGCGGGCCGGTGGCCGCCTGGGCACGGCGGAAGAAGCGTGGGCCGCCGATCTGGTGGTCAAGGTCAAAGAGCCGCGGCCCGAAGAATACCGGTATTTTCGAGAAGATCTGATTCTGTTTACCTATCTGCACCTGGCCGCCGACCGGGAGCTGACCGAAGCGCTGCGGGATGCGGGCATGACGGCGGTGGCCTACGAAACGATCCAGGTGGATGGCGGCGGATTGCCCCTGCTCGCTCCCATGAGCGAGGTGGCGGGGCGGATGGCGGTCCAGGTCGGGGCGAGGTTTTTGGAGAAGCCAAACGGCGGTGCCGGAGTGCTGCTCGGCGGCGTGCCGGGAGTGTTGCCGGCCCGGGTGGTGGTGGTTGGCGGGGGAACTGTAGGCACCCAGGCGGCGAAGATGGCGGCGGGGCTGGGGGCGGATGTGACGATTTTTGACATTGACGGCGGTCGGCTTCGGGCTCTGGACGATCTGTTCGGGGGCCGGGTGAAGACGGTGATGTCCAGCGCCTATGCCCTGGCCGAGGCGGTCAGGATGGCGGATCTGGTGATCGGGGCGGTGCTCATCCCCGGAGCCCGGGCGCCAAAATTGGTCACCCGGGAGATGGTGGCCGAGATGCGCCCGGGGGCGGTGATCGTCGACGTGGCGGTGGACCAAGGAGGGTGCGTGGAGACGGCGGACCGGGTGACCACCCATGATGATCCGGTATATTCGGTGCACGGGGTGGTGCATTATGCGGTGGCCAACATGCCCGGTGCGGTGCCCAGGACGTCGACCTTTGCCCTGACGGGGGCGACGTTGCCCTATGTGTTGAAGCTGGCCAGAGGCGGGGTGAAGGCGGCCCTGGGAGATCGGCCGCTCCTTCGCGGAGTGAACGTGGCCCGGGGGCGGGTGACCTGTCGGGGCGTGGCGGAGGCGTTCGGGTTGCCCTGGACGGACCCCCGAAGGGTGCTGGAAGGCGCTGTGGCGGTGTAG
- a CDS encoding CoA-acylating methylmalonate-semialdehyde dehydrogenase, with protein MGTTVQEMRLRNFIGGMWQASQTDQVLPVPNPATGELLAEVPLSTAADVDRAVRAAREAFESWREVPVVERARVMFRWRELLVQRLEELARLVTTENGKTLDDARGEVWRGIEVVEFAAGMPTLMQGYASPQVSRGIDMEMVRYPVGVVAGIVPFNFPMMVPMWMMPIALAAGNAFVLKPSERTPLTSMRLVELAMEAGIPEGVLNLVHGGKEVVDALLTHPGVDAVSFVGSQPVAEHVYRTAAAAGKRVQALAGAKNHHIVMPDANLEGAVHAIRNSGFGSAGQRCMACSVVVAVGSVGDPLVEALVEAGDRMRIGNGLEEGVELGPLIRAEHRARVVERIHQGLAEGAVMARDGRDAMERLPQGFFLGPTILDRVNPEMTVAREELFAPVLSVIRADSLEEAIGVVNRSRFGNSAVIYTESGAAARMFRETVQAGMLGVNVGVPVPMAFFPFSGWKNSFYGDLHATGRDGVEFYTRKKMVTSRWFGGGR; from the coding sequence GTGGGAACGACGGTTCAGGAGATGCGGCTCAGAAATTTTATTGGCGGGATGTGGCAGGCATCTCAAACTGATCAAGTCTTGCCGGTGCCCAATCCGGCCACCGGGGAGCTTTTGGCAGAGGTGCCCCTGTCCACAGCTGCGGATGTGGACAGGGCGGTTCGGGCCGCCCGGGAGGCGTTTGAATCCTGGCGGGAAGTACCTGTGGTGGAGCGGGCCCGGGTGATGTTCCGGTGGCGGGAGCTTTTGGTCCAGCGGCTGGAGGAGCTGGCCCGCCTGGTGACCACCGAAAACGGCAAGACCCTGGACGACGCCCGGGGCGAGGTGTGGCGCGGCATTGAAGTGGTGGAATTCGCGGCCGGGATGCCCACCCTCATGCAAGGGTACGCAAGTCCCCAGGTGTCCCGGGGGATCGACATGGAGATGGTCCGCTACCCCGTGGGTGTCGTGGCGGGCATCGTGCCCTTTAATTTTCCCATGATGGTGCCCATGTGGATGATGCCCATCGCCCTGGCGGCGGGGAATGCCTTTGTGTTGAAACCTTCGGAGCGGACCCCCTTGACTTCCATGCGATTGGTGGAGTTGGCCATGGAAGCCGGGATTCCCGAAGGGGTGCTCAATCTGGTTCACGGGGGCAAAGAGGTGGTGGACGCCCTCCTGACGCACCCCGGGGTGGATGCCGTTTCTTTTGTTGGCTCCCAGCCTGTAGCCGAGCACGTGTACCGGACGGCGGCGGCCGCGGGGAAACGGGTACAGGCTTTGGCCGGGGCGAAAAATCACCACATCGTGATGCCGGACGCGAATCTCGAAGGGGCGGTGCACGCCATCCGGAACTCCGGTTTCGGGTCGGCGGGTCAGCGCTGTATGGCCTGTAGTGTGGTGGTGGCGGTGGGATCGGTGGGTGACCCCTTGGTGGAGGCCTTGGTGGAAGCCGGGGATAGGATGCGGATCGGCAACGGCCTGGAGGAGGGGGTGGAGCTGGGGCCCTTGATTCGCGCCGAACACCGGGCCCGGGTGGTGGAGCGAATTCATCAGGGGCTGGCGGAAGGGGCGGTCATGGCCCGGGACGGCCGGGACGCCATGGAGCGGCTGCCCCAGGGGTTCTTCCTCGGGCCGACGATTCTGGATCGGGTGAATCCGGAGATGACGGTGGCTCGGGAAGAATTGTTCGCCCCGGTGCTGAGCGTCATTCGCGCGGACAGCTTGGAAGAGGCGATCGGGGTGGTGAATCGGTCCCGGTTCGGGAACTCGGCGGTGATCTACACCGAGAGCGGCGCGGCGGCCCGGATGTTCCGGGAGACGGTGCAAGCGGGGATGCTCGGCGTCAACGTCGGGGTGCCGGTGCCGATGGCCTTCTTCCCTTTCAGCGGCTGGAAAAATTCGTTTTATGGCGATCTGCACGCCACGGGGCGGGATGGGGTGGAATTTTACACAAGGAAGAAAATGGTGACTTCCCGCTGGTTCGGAGGCGGTCGGTGA
- a CDS encoding PIN domain-containing protein, translating to MKPIEKIVIDANALLSIVIGGQAARRIVLHPKAPDLYAAVQAYSEVEKYLPILAERKKLNEKLLWSVWNMLPVEILAPPTNGPAWENAWNCLHQRDLDDVPTLALALEHHWPIWSQDKDFEEARDLCHVYSTAELLRILDG from the coding sequence TTGAAGCCTATCGAAAAAATTGTGATTGATGCAAACGCCCTCTTGTCCATTGTTATCGGCGGACAGGCAGCCCGACGCATTGTCCTTCATCCGAAAGCCCCAGACCTCTACGCAGCGGTACAGGCGTATTCCGAAGTGGAAAAGTACCTTCCCATCTTGGCTGAGCGAAAAAAACTGAACGAAAAACTGTTGTGGTCCGTATGGAATATGCTCCCAGTAGAGATCCTGGCTCCACCGACAAATGGGCCAGCTTGGGAGAATGCGTGGAATTGCCTGCACCAACGCGATCTTGATGATGTTCCTACGTTAGCTCTCGCCCTGGAACACCACTGGCCGATTTGGAGCCAGGACAAGGATTTCGAAGAGGCACGGGATCTGTGCCATGTGTATTCTACAGCGGAATTGCTGCGAATCCTGGATGGCTGA
- a CDS encoding PHP domain-containing protein has protein sequence MGIVDLHCHTRMSDSSRSIEEVIARAKEVGVDQLAITDHDTTAGLNRAIEIGRAQGVNIVPGIEISAYDFARGRRAHLLGLYVEPGHKALESLCRPMRERRHRASFEMVGKLQRAGYEITWEEVQRYARGGTGVYKQHIMHALIDRGYAESIYGPLYKRLFSRGENGQAGIAYTSVVYLDAREAIGAIRAASGVPVLAHPGQFDNFSAVEEWVEAGLAGIEVYHPLHGPEEEGRAKELARRFDLVITGGSDDHGLYGDPSHTLGCRDAGEACIDALQTCRRAILG, from the coding sequence ATGGGCATCGTGGATTTGCACTGCCATACCCGGATGTCCGACAGTTCTCGGTCCATCGAAGAGGTGATCGCCCGGGCCAAGGAAGTCGGTGTCGACCAGCTGGCGATCACCGATCATGACACCACCGCGGGTCTAAACCGGGCGATCGAAATCGGAAGAGCGCAGGGTGTCAACATCGTGCCGGGAATCGAGATTTCTGCGTATGATTTCGCCAGGGGCAGGCGGGCGCATCTCTTGGGCCTGTACGTCGAGCCGGGACACAAGGCCCTGGAATCCCTTTGTCGCCCCATGCGGGAGCGCCGACATCGGGCCTCTTTTGAGATGGTCGGCAAACTGCAACGGGCGGGGTATGAAATCACGTGGGAAGAGGTGCAGCGGTATGCCCGAGGGGGGACCGGCGTGTACAAGCAGCACATCATGCACGCCCTGATCGACCGCGGTTATGCGGAGTCGATCTACGGTCCGCTCTATAAGCGGTTGTTTTCCCGGGGCGAGAACGGTCAGGCGGGGATTGCGTATACGTCGGTTGTGTATCTCGACGCCCGGGAGGCCATTGGGGCGATTCGGGCGGCGAGCGGCGTTCCCGTTCTGGCCCACCCGGGGCAGTTTGACAATTTTTCCGCGGTGGAGGAATGGGTTGAGGCCGGCCTGGCGGGGATCGAAGTCTATCATCCCCTGCACGGACCGGAGGAAGAAGGGAGGGCGAAGGAGCTCGCTCGCAGATTCGACCTCGTCATCACGGGAGGCTCGGATGATCACGGGCTCTACGGGGATCCGAGCCATACCCTCGGATGCAGGGATGCCGGGGAGGCGTGTATCGACGCATTGCAGACATGCCGTCGGGCGATTCTCGGTTGA
- a CDS encoding alpha-D-ribose 1-methylphosphonate 5-triphosphate diphosphatase, translated as MSRTDLWVEGGAVVLVDRVVEADVHVSNGRIVGLCAPGSRPDVSRSAGVRRVDARGLVVMPGLIDLHCDAMEKEWAPRLGTSFPFRTAFNAVERRCAAWGVTTVYHALALSGETGIRQNETVDRIIGEMRAATVGRTMIRHRIHLRHEWINVPGIDLVLRHIGEGNIDLLSFMDHSPDQGQFKKEGQFERYLLKTFGVSGEEARVIKERQRRARRDLDRSRLQEIAREAVRWGIPLASHDDDERERIGWMAENGASISEFPIHLRAAAFAVDRGMSVCLGAPNVVRGGSHNGNLRARDGIAAGVVDLLCSDYHVPSLLEAVFLLANDGLGLPEAVRLATLGPAKAVGLDGEWGSIEVGKRADLILVEPAGNHPVVRRTIVGGSVVYRADYA; from the coding sequence GTGAGCAGGACGGATTTGTGGGTGGAAGGCGGTGCCGTGGTGTTGGTGGACCGGGTCGTCGAGGCCGACGTGCACGTGTCGAACGGGCGGATCGTCGGTCTGTGCGCACCCGGGTCCCGACCGGATGTTTCCCGTTCGGCCGGGGTTCGGCGGGTTGACGCCAGAGGCCTGGTCGTCATGCCCGGCTTGATCGACCTTCATTGTGATGCCATGGAGAAGGAGTGGGCCCCTCGCTTGGGAACGTCGTTTCCCTTTCGCACGGCGTTCAATGCCGTTGAACGCCGCTGTGCCGCCTGGGGCGTCACTACGGTGTACCACGCCCTGGCGCTGAGCGGGGAAACCGGCATTCGACAGAACGAGACGGTGGATCGGATCATCGGTGAGATGCGGGCGGCGACGGTTGGGCGAACGATGATTCGGCACCGGATCCATCTGCGTCATGAATGGATCAATGTGCCGGGAATCGACCTGGTTCTGCGGCATATCGGGGAAGGGAACATTGATTTGCTCTCTTTTATGGATCACTCCCCCGATCAGGGGCAATTTAAAAAAGAGGGGCAATTTGAACGGTACCTGCTCAAGACCTTCGGGGTGTCCGGGGAAGAGGCCCGGGTGATCAAGGAACGACAGCGGCGGGCCCGGCGGGACCTGGACCGCTCCCGGCTCCAAGAGATCGCCCGGGAGGCGGTCCGATGGGGCATCCCCTTGGCGTCCCACGATGACGACGAGCGGGAGCGGATCGGCTGGATGGCGGAAAACGGGGCGTCCATCAGTGAATTCCCGATTCATCTTCGGGCGGCGGCCTTTGCGGTGGATCGGGGGATGAGCGTGTGTCTCGGCGCCCCAAATGTGGTCCGGGGGGGATCGCACAACGGGAACCTTCGGGCGAGGGATGGGATCGCGGCCGGGGTGGTGGACCTCCTGTGTTCGGACTATCATGTTCCCTCCCTGCTGGAGGCTGTGTTTTTGTTGGCCAACGATGGGCTCGGCCTTCCGGAAGCGGTTCGGCTGGCGACCCTCGGCCCGGCAAAGGCGGTTGGGTTGGACGGGGAATGGGGTTCCATCGAAGTCGGAAAACGGGCCGACCTCATTCTCGTTGAGCCTGCCGGGAATCATCCGGTGGTGCGGCGGACCATCGTCGGGGGATCCGTGGTCTACCGGGCCGATTATGCATAG
- a CDS encoding phosphonate C-P lyase system protein PhnL, giving the protein MAVILDVKGLHKIFRMHHTGKTIVGVGGVHFSLEEGEFLGITGKSGSGKSSLLKCIFRTYLPTRGTMVYCSELYGAIDLAQATEQQVIALRRREIGYASQFLNVLPRLTAMEVVMGKALEAGVSRDAAKREAREILRRFQLPEKLWDTYPHTFSGGEKLRLNLAKEMVKRPRLLLLDEPTASLDESSKRIVRDMLGEFKRAGTSMIGIFHDLDFMEQVVDREIRMNDGVIAGDIPA; this is encoded by the coding sequence ATGGCTGTGATTCTCGACGTGAAGGGGCTCCACAAGATCTTTCGGATGCATCATACCGGGAAGACCATCGTCGGCGTGGGGGGAGTGCATTTTTCCCTTGAGGAAGGGGAATTCCTGGGCATCACCGGGAAGAGCGGATCGGGAAAATCCAGTTTGCTCAAGTGCATTTTTCGCACCTATCTACCCACCCGGGGGACCATGGTGTATTGCTCGGAGCTTTATGGCGCCATTGATCTGGCCCAAGCGACCGAGCAACAGGTGATCGCCCTGCGCCGCCGGGAGATCGGCTATGCCTCGCAATTCTTGAATGTGCTGCCCAGGTTGACGGCCATGGAGGTGGTCATGGGGAAGGCCTTAGAGGCCGGCGTCTCCCGGGATGCGGCGAAACGGGAGGCCCGGGAGATCCTGCGGCGTTTTCAATTGCCCGAGAAACTGTGGGATACGTATCCTCACACCTTCAGCGGCGGGGAGAAGCTCCGGCTGAATCTGGCCAAGGAAATGGTGAAACGTCCTCGGCTGCTTCTCCTGGATGAACCGACGGCGTCCCTGGACGAATCTTCGAAGCGGATCGTTCGCGATATGCTCGGGGAGTTCAAACGGGCGGGCACCAGCATGATCGGGATTTTTCACGATCTGGATTTTATGGAACAGGTGGTGGATCGGGAGATCCGGATGAACGACGGGGTGATCGCCGGCGACATCCCCGCCTGA